TCCACTCCCCCTGAAGACAGCGCTGATGTGCCAGTTAAACGGCGCAGAGTAACTGCAGAGATGGAAGGAAAATACATAATTAACATGCCTAAAGGGACTACTCCAAGAACTAAGAAAATCTTGGAGGAGCAGGCAGCAAAAGGTTTGTTTGCATCTTTAACCCTTAGTTTTTCTTATGACCGTAACCTGGTTTTTCCTCCTCCTgccaaaatgaaaaaagtttcATGTACTGGTCAATCTCTCTTAGGGGAGAATTTTACTAGTAATGACTTATTTATGCTTTATCCATTGTTAATGCCAAACATTTGTAACACCACTAAATGTTTAAAGATGAGAAGTATCGAGTAGTAATTAGTTTAAAGCAGCTGTACTTGATAAGTAGTCTTGAAAAAGTTTCAGCACTCCTCTAAGCAGCGTCTTCAATCTATTAATTTTAAACTGtagaggttgttcacttttggattaacctttagtatgacaAAGAGAGTGGTAGTCTGATACAGTTTGCAATGGgtcttaaatttttttataatgtgctttttaaattattgagctttttgttcagcagctctccactttttttttcatcagctatctggttgctagggtccagttacGCCAGAAACCAAGTAGTGGTGAGAGTGAGCGcttagaatatgaataagaggcctaaatagaaggatgagtacaaaaaaaaaaatagtaacacATTTTAGCCTCACAGAGTCGTAGTTTTTTGATttccagggtcagtgacctccatttaaaagctggaagaagtcagaaggaaaaggcaaatatttcaaaaacaatttaaaaaaaaaaatggaccaactgaaaagttgcaaagaactgctcattctataacatactaaaattgaactACATAGGGTAATACAATCACCAACATCCACTTGCAACTGTTCCTTCGAATTTATTCAGGTATAAATGATCTAGTATAATCCAGTCATATTGGGTACCATGAATCCTGAAAacttttcaccactcatctgagcagcttacTTATAACCATTTTCTGTATTTAAGATTATTTTGTAATTGAAACATATAAACTATAATGTAATGAAGGCCAAAGTGTTGCTTTAAATCATCAAGTGTTTTGCTTTACAGTGTCAAAGTATATGCTTCCATTGCTGTTAATTTATCAAGGCAATTAATTTTATTATGGTAATGCATATGATTTTCTTGTTGGTAAAACATTGTAGGTGTGGCAAGAACGTCTGTCTTTGACAGACTGGGAGCAGAAAGCAAAGTAGACACTACAACAGGAAGTAAGGTGAGTGCTACGCAAAGTTAATTAGGAGACTTTTCTTGATAAATCAGAAATCATTTAGGGAAGAGTTTTTGGTATGCTGCAGATCCATGACCAagtattttgtattatatttttttcatagccCACTGGAGTTTTCAGTCGGTTAGGAAATTCATGTGCTGAAGACAGGGTACCTGAGAGTGATGACGAGGGCTCTGTATTACAGTATGCAGGTGTCTTAAAGAAGAAAAGGATTCCTGTGGTCAGGGAGAGGCTAGGAGCTGGAGTAACCATTAAAGCTAAAGCTACCAGCTCAGAGCAGAAACCTGCCATCACCACACTCCGAAGACTTGCTGGCAAACCACCTGCTAGTGCTCCGCCGAAACTCTCCACCTCCAAGATCAGTATGGCACAGAGGTTGGGTAAAATTCAGCAAAGTGACCCAGAGGAAATTGTCAAAAGGAAAACACCTTCAGCAAAGTTAATACAGCGATTGGGTAAGCCTAGGGCAGCTCCTCAGGACAGCAAGGTTAGTAgctcaaaaccaccaccattCAGAGTCACCATCAAGAGGACTTTGGGGAACACCAAAGTGAGCAGCACAAGTGATAACGGCAATGCCCAGATGGATAATACAAGGATCGTCAGTGTCTTCAATAGGCTTGGCAGGAAATCTGTGTGAAGCTCAATAAAATTGTGCATTTGAATTTAGCTTCCTTCTCcaatgggcaaaataaaaattactaAAGTTTGGATGGAACGTCTACTTCCTATGAAGCTTTGCCATATCTCATGTTTGGCTTTCTGTGCCTTGATACAGCATATCCATGCACAGAGGGAAGTCTTTTATATGCTTGATAGTGAGACTCCAAAACCCTGCATTGTCAGCCTTCAGTTGAATTATGCAGCAGGTACAATCTGAACTCATAAATTAAGTGGATTTGCTCTGTTGATTATTTATTCCATTTAGGAAATAGAATGTTGACAgatttgaacattttttaattaaatattttgctaatgcacagtttgtgtgtgtgtttgtagcaGTTACAAAATAAGTGCAGTAGGATCTTCCAGTGAACACTGTGCTGCAGAAAAGCTGTACTTCTTGCCTATGGTCTCTATAGCATTTTGTAGCAGGTACCAtgctaaataattaatttttatcacatttattgCTGTGTAACCAATATTGAATACTGATTTGACCTTTTTAATTGTTACTTGAGTGGGACTTAGTGGGATGGAATAACTTTAAGTTTTGGCAAGGATGTTCCATTGTGTCAGGTTTGCATGAACCCCTTATGTAATTCAGTTTGTGAGCGCATGTGGTTGGTGGCTGTGGGTCTTCCTGTAGCCTCTACTAATACGGCtgagaagtctgatacagaaatgcAAGTAAGAGAACAAGATAGTAAGAGACTAGTGTCCAGGGAAGggtatattacaaaaaaattttgcccTGTCTACCTTTTCTGCCCCTTTAAGGTGTAGCTGACTGAAATAAGAGTTTCTAAGCAATGAATCATTAAAGTTATTTCATTGCAAACAGAACTTGTTTTATCAGTAGTacaaactggaatggaaaaattAGATGAGGCAAAATAATTCACTTGGAAATTTGGCTGACTGGCATTCTTGATTTCTTTAGTTAAacaaaaacccttaataaaaaaaaaacgctacTGTACTTAGACTCTACATAGCCTTGTTCATATACAAATTGTCACTCCAGGTAGACAGATTTATGTGAAACTGTGACCCTAATCTTTAGATTATAAGATCTTGCAAGCCAACTTTGTCTTTCAGTCTGCAACCCGTGTTATATTAAAGCAAGCCTGCAGTTTTCTGATAATAGTATTATATAGCATTGCATAACTGACTGTAACTAAATACTTGGTTATAAATAGTTAGGTTTGTCTTAACTGGAGAATAGGGGCTTGCAAAGGGACATAAGACACTATAGACAGATAGCGGGGGATCTTTTTTTCACATAGACCAGGGCAATCAGGAAACTCTTTAGACTTAAGGAACAAAGTTTCACCTGAATTAATGCAATTGTTTTTTCGCCATGAGGGAAGTGCAGCTCTGGAATGCCTGCCTAGGCAATGTAGTGATGGCATAGGCAAACCATATGGATTGTGTAATCCTGCAAAATTGCAATTTACTTGCGGTGATTGTCATAGTTCTCATGGTGTTTATTGGACAGGCCTTCCTTCTCAAAAGCAGTCCTGTCTTTGTCTGAAGTGCACCAACAACATGTTTGTGGATCAGTGCCTACTTCAGCTAAAGCATTCTAATGTTAGTGAAGTGTTTGTTGGTCAGTCTCACCTGGAGCTAAAGCTAATGGCAATGAGATGTTTATGGGTCAATCCCTCAAAGGAATTATGTGCACTAATGATAGTGGTCAGTTGTTAATAGAAGCATTGTACATTAAAGGGAGAGACCTGCTGCAGTAAGACTTGGTGAGGAAGGCAGCCTGTATCCTTCTAACCTAATGTAAACCTGCATGATCCGTTACATCCTGTTAAACTTATCCAGCAATAATCTGCACTGATCcacctctgccccctctgtgctCTGCATCTTTTGACATACTTAAAATACATAGAAATAACTTGTTTAGGATGGGAGTTTTTCATTACTGACTGACAGCATCTTTCTCAAATCAATATTTTGCATTGGTTTACAGTATGTGTGGGCATCAGATTCTAAAAGGATAATCTGCGCTCGAAATAGAGTTTGGTATAGTAACAAAGCATTGTCACGCTGTTTTTATAAATTACTATAGccatatattacattataaaatacGCCACATATTCAGGAACAGATATGCctgaaaaaataattgtaaaaataaatgctcacACACCAGCATATGCTACCTTGTGCTACATGCATATTTATAGGATCCTTGATGCCACTGTTTAATGCTCTTTATTTATGTGCACATTACATTAATAGTGTTATTGCATACAGTGTACCTTTCCTTTGCactttcttattctttttttcatCCCTTAGCTTAGTATTTTTAAATGCCAAAGGAATTCAATGCCATAGATCTGCAACTGAAGGCTATCcaattgttgctgaactacatcttgCAGCACCGCAGGACAGCCATGGCTAAAAACCACAGGCGATGTcgctaaatgagtggatctctcttcaatatgcccaccttgaggtgggcgatattgggctggtCCGAtcgtgtgccctagggcccaacgatcagatcataatgaagGGTATACAGACAGTTGGATTGctggactgcatcaatgaacagattcGATCtgtgatccaactggatttttagccCTGTCCGTTCATCATCTGgatgacttttggccagatatcgatcgggggaagcccatcggagggccccatacatgggccaataagctgccaactcggtcggcagcttttatgggcATGTATGGCTGTCTTTAGAGCAAGACTAGCCTAATTTGGGGCATGGCTACTCCCTGAAACAACAGTTTAGGAGGGAGCAGTAGATGGGCAGCCTTAGCTGCTTCAGGTGGCATTAAATCATGTCTGAACATTTGGGATTTTTTTGGAAGCAGAGAATATTTTAACACAATAATAATCACAAACTTAGAACATTAATATTAGCAGTATTTGGGTAGTTATGATTGGTCAGCAGCAACAGCCTAAGTATAATATATTaagagttaaaggggatgtaaaggcaaaagaaaatAATCCATCTACTGCTTTTTCACCTAAAAAGAAGCATCTTTTCAATATTCTTTAGTTAGCAAATCTGCACCCTTTAGGTAAAATACTCTATATTCTGCAGCTCATTTACAGTTCCTCTCCCTCTTGAAGCTGCACTATGATCCTTTCATGGCTGGCTGGCCCGAGTAGTGAGAAGTAATCAACCATGCTCTGCATTCCGAAGGTAAGGAAGCAGCATAGGGCCTGTTTCTCATCAAGATTAGCCTCAGtcataaataaacacataaataaataaacagcccCTGTACTTTGAATGAAGTGCAACTCTGGCCGGCTGCCGACTGTCAAAGTTTCTCATGAGCAGCAGAAGATTGATTATTTCACAGAAAAGATACTAATTTGTTAACTGGACTAAATTGATAATATGCTTCTTTTTAGGTGAAAAGGcagtttattgaatatttcttttgcctttacatcccctttaaagcttaAATGTATAAAGCTTTTCTTTCCACATGCTTACAAATATAGGCCAGTAGGCCAGGCATGCCCCTTTTATCCATGGGAGGGAGTAAATGGCACTGCACCACATGACCATCACACAGGTACATCCTTTAACAAGATTGAGCAGGTTTTGAATATGCCAGATGTCCCTGTGCAAACAAGATGGTAATCTACCTGCTGGAGCCCCGCCAGTGCACAGGGAATATGGGGTGATTCTTTTCTGCAACCAAACGAACCTTCTATACTCTGCCTAATGGTCTGATAAAACTTTCCCATAATATCTATTCGTTTTGCTTTCAGTGAATGCGGCATACTGGCTGGCTCATAGGAGCTGCAATATACGATATgatatttttggagttttttctccATGCAAAGCTGTATAATTGAGTGCCCAGAAGCCCATATTGTCCAAATCTCCTAAACCCTGGGAAACAGATACTTGCACTTATTATCCTGAGCATATTAAACTTGTTTCATCTTTCAGTATGTCATggaatagatacaggtatggtatctgttacccgggaacccattatccagaaagctctgtataatggaaatcaaatgatttcctttataattaaataaagcagtaccttgtacttgatcccaattaaagtggtgattcacctttacgttaacctttagtatgtctgatggctaattctaagcaacttttcaattggctttcattttttttcttttttgatagatttttaattatttgccaccttttgtctttttccagctttcaaacgtgggggtcactgaccccatctaaaaaacaaatgctctgtaaggctacacatttattggtattattattggtactttttttattactcatctttctattgaggccctctcctatacgtctcttaaggtggccatacacaggccgataagtcggcagcttattggcccatcgATCAGGGCttcccccaatcgatatctggcagggttaaaaatcctgatgaatcgcggccacatctgttcattgatgcagtcccacgatccgatccgaccacccgtattgccTGAATTATGAATATCGGGCACCACAATGTgggatatcggggagagatctgctcgtttgtcgACATCAGAACAATGcatagtaatttggaccctagcaaccaaattgctgtaaGTGCAACATttagaactgctgaataaaaagctaaataacaaaaacataaattaataaaaaaacaaaaagctattgcaaattatctcagaatctcactctacatcatacaggtataggatcccttatccggaaacccgatatccagaaagctccaaaatacagaatggctgtctcccatagactccattttatccaaatttttaaaaattatttcccttttctctgtaataataaaacagtagcttgtacttgatcccaactaagatataattaatccttattggaagaaaccccagcttattgggtttatttaatgtttaaatgaatttctagtagacataaggtatgaagacccaaattacggaaagatctattatctggaaaaccccaggtcctgagcattctggataacaggtcccatacctgtactaaaaaagttaatagtaaaaggtaaacaacccctttaatatctgaatcatccttattgggtttaattaatgcttaaatatttttttagtacatttagtatttttagaacatttaaggtatgtgatccaaattatggaaagtcctcTTATTTGCAAAACCCCCGGTCCTGggtattctggatagcaggtcccatacctgtatggactCTGTGCATGTATTATGTCTTCTTGTGTACAGGTATAATTTTTTGCTGTGTTTTCCAAcacagcaaatttttatttgctgcaaaattttcacttaaagggatcctgtcatcagaaaacatgttttttttcaaaacgcatcagttaatagtgctactcaagcagacttctgcactgaaatccatttctcaaaagagcaaacagatttttttatattcaattttgaaatctgacatggggctagacattttgtcaatttcccagctgtcccagtcatgtgacttgtgcctgcactttaggagagaaatgctttctggcaggctgctgtttttccttctcaatgtaactgaatgtgtctcagtgggacatgggtttttactattgagtgttgttcttagatctaccaggcagctgttatcttgtgttagggagccgttatctggttaacttcccattgttcttttgtttggctgctgggggggatagggaggggggtgatatcacaccaacttgcagtacagcagtagagagtgattgaagtttatcagagcacaagtcacatgacttggggcagctgggaaattgacaatatgtctagccccatgtcagatttcaaaattgaatataaaaaaaatctgtttgctcttttgagaaatgggtttcagtgcagaattctgctgcagcagcaatattaactgattcattttgaacaaaatgtttttcccatgacagtatccctttaatgatcattCTACTTTTAGGTTTGTTTTTACTTACTAATATCAAGACTGTTCTTTTCATAAATGTATCTGTTGTTGCAGTATCACATGCAATGCAAAATGGCACATCACAGTAAGACTTCTGAAACCTTAGATTCTATCAGCTGGGAATGCTCCTCCACTGTGGCCATGGCTGCTAAGCCTGACGTAGTTACTTGACTGGAAGCCCCAGAGGGGTTGGGCACAGTTCAGCTGGCTCAGCAGAAATCCCAAGcggcctgtttttttttcccaaaggtATACTAATCCCAAAGGTATACTAATCCAATAGGATTATCTCTTCTCAAATTAATACCTCACCCCACTGACCTGCTCCAGAGATATACAGCAGAAACTTTCACTAAGAGCTGACACAAATCCACTGATCGACCAAAAAGTAAATGGGCCGATTATTCACACAAACAGATTAAGGGCTGTTACATATGGATATTTTCTTCATGTGCTCTCCTGCGGGGGCTCTTATATATGAATTCCACCTACATTATGTGCCTCCATGTGGCCCTTTGACTACAGTCACTATTGGAAACATTAAGTCATACATTCCCTTCCAGTGGAAAATTTATAAAAGTCAAGGGAATGCATGAAAAAATGCTGAGACCTAAATAAatccctataatacacaaaagccatgaatatcctgtaaattatatccttataaacggtgagttctgatgtcatcagttataaacggtgagttctgatgtcatttctgtcacatgactcaccgaaacttgtgtattataataaataaagtaccccctgttgcaaaatatgaggatattagaagttacctcggagtttcctgacctttataaaaacactcggccttcggcctcgtgtttttatatggtcatgaaactcctcggtaacttataatatccttatattttacaaaagggggtactttattcactatataatacacatttgtttccagagcactgcagaatataaatgtaacactTGAAGTGCCCTTCATTGCATGGGGTTTTTTTAACAGCCTTTCATTATTCCCATTGTTAAAGGGCTATATAAAAACATAGAAGATGGCaagttgaaaaaacaaaatgttattctaaggatcttgccaatatacattcattattatagGTTTAAGGTATAAATGACTGATTTATTTGTATGCTACTTTCTGCACACCTGGTTTTGAAACTTTTGATAGATAGCTGTCGTCCAtccaaaatcccccccccccgaccACAATGGCTTCTTCACAGGTCTGGTAATCAGCTGCTGCATTGTTCAGTCAAAACCACCAGTGCATGGAACAGAAAGGAACAGGTAGACactgacatttattttaaaatattataaatacatataaatatgttgattagaattacattttcttttattaggataaatgttacattttgaccctatacatatattttatgtttttcccgTGTGTGTCACTCTGCTGTTGTAGGTACACCAGTTGTGTGTGGCTACTTATAATGATGTTGCTTCAACTTCCGCTTCAACTGGTagtgaaaaacttgttgaatcaGAGCAAAAGAATGTTCACAGCACAAATCCTCATGGGGAAAAGCACTTCCTATCTGTGGCTTGCTGCCACCACTATACTTTGTGGTAAATATGGGTCAACCttatctttcttttaaaattctttttattaaattttcaataaaatacaatgacTTAACAAGATAAAATACATGTTTCCAAAAGAGGGTCAACCTTATCAAAAGTTCTTCATAACATTGCCCTGTAAAGCAAAGTGGCACAAGAGAAGCCATACCAAAACAAATCACGTCAAAGCATGGCTgtagttttttaataaaagtctAATGCAATCTGTGTGGCATAAATCTACCATTGCCAACACCTCAAAAACCACATTCCTACGGtgaaatatggtggtggtagcaTGATGGCATTGGGCTGCTTTTTATCATCACAGGTGGGCTATCTTGTTTTGGTGCAAAATACAGGGAAATATTGGAAGAGAATGtgtcatgttttaaataaaaaaagttatatcAGCAGGATAATAATGGCCAACACAAGGCAAAGTAATATTTGAGTTGCTCAAGAACAAAAAGGTGAATGCTGCAGTCATATAATCTGAGTACAATGGACTATACTATACAAGATGTAGAACTGTCACCTGCTATAATAACCTGAATAATTTAGAGCTAATCGCATCCAAACCTTGTGCATCGTTGGTTTGTACTTAATTGCTGGCACCCCCCCACCCCAGTGattctaagggcaatggcacatggagtgttggctctgctgctctcagcctgcattttttttgcagatggagAGCAGTGGATCCACTCTCTTTCACATCTCTGTTTATCCTCGGCTTTTGCCTGAATGCAGGTACATAGAGCAGAGGTCAGCTCTAAAATGCCTTCTTAAGGTGCGGAACAGAGCTGAGAGAAAAAACGAATgctgagagcagcggagctctGTGTGCCCTTGTCCTAACTGCTAACCAAGATCATGGGCTGTCCTCTCGTCTCCAGTCGCAGGGATCCCTTGTGGCTGCCCTGGGCCTTGCACATGTGTAGTAGAGTTAAATTGGAACATAGATACTAAAAGCCAGAAGGGATCCCTGGTCTACGGTGCATGCGCACCTCCCAGGGAAACAGCAAGGATCCTGGGGTTAGGAAACATGTTGGCAGTGCAGCACTGTAGGCCAGTGTGATTATTAGCgaagaggagcaccagcccagtCTGAGGTTAGAAATCATAATTATCGGAAGGTGTGattgtctttccttctcctttaaagcagttttATTGCTATAAAAGACagcttgaaaaatataaaaatggggactgaaatctgtgtttttgtgttttaaaataaaaatatcacagagaTTTGAGCCCTGCTTTATAATACATTGATgatgaattgatacatttaaatagAAGGGGATGTTACATTGTGCATATACACAGAGTGCAGAGCACCTGAATTATAACTGCTGTTAATGCCTAATTGGATTATCTCTGTCCTGCTGCCCATCTTGTCAACCTGGAAAGTGCTGTGGGTGTTTGTGTGGAGGAGTAACATGAGCAAACACTCTGCATCTGCGGGCTTGGCCACAACACTGTGAACATGTAAGTGCATATCATAT
The sequence above is a segment of the Xenopus laevis strain J_2021 chromosome 8L, Xenopus_laevis_v10.1, whole genome shotgun sequence genome. Coding sequences within it:
- the c19orf47.L gene encoding chromosome 19 open reading frame 47 L homeolog isoform X1, with product MTSVTLATSEWISFFKEAGIPAGPAVNYAVTFVDNRIQKSMLMDLNKEIMHELGISAVGDVIAILKHAKVVHRQDLCKSLTEQPSRNSTQTELRKTANSPATRMIANSLSRDSPPATPVHRPDTSTSKISVTVSNKVALKNSQAALSTPPEDSADVPVKRRRVTAEMEGKYIINMPKGTTPRTKKILEEQAAKGVARTSVFDRLGAESKVDTTTGSKPTGVFSRLGNSCAEDRVPESDDEGSVLQYAGVLKKKRIPVVRERLGAGVTIKAKATSSEQKPAITTLRRLAGKPPASAPPKLSTSKISMAQRLGKIQQSDPEEIVKRKTPSAKLIQRLGKPRAAPQDSKVSSSKPPPFRVTIKRTLGNTKVSSTSDNGNAQMDNTRIVSVFNRLGRKSV